From a region of the Sulfuriferula plumbiphila genome:
- a CDS encoding peroxiredoxin, translating into MLQPGQIAPNFSCADADMELIRLADYKGHAHVVLYFYKRDSAPSCTQENIEFSDLAADFAAHETVLLGVSRDDCLSHAAFRDQHGISTRLLADKDAVVCQKYGVLHDRIIDGVSRKSTLRSTFIIDKHGVVRHALYDVASKGHAQQVLALVKQL; encoded by the coding sequence ATGTTGCAGCCGGGTCAGATTGCGCCAAATTTCAGTTGTGCCGATGCCGACATGGAGCTCATCAGGCTGGCGGATTACAAAGGACATGCGCATGTGGTGTTATATTTTTACAAACGCGACAGCGCACCCAGCTGCACCCAGGAAAATATCGAATTCAGCGATCTGGCAGCTGACTTCGCCGCGCATGAAACGGTACTTTTGGGTGTGTCACGTGATGATTGCCTCAGCCATGCAGCGTTTCGCGACCAGCATGGCATCAGCACACGCCTGCTGGCAGACAAGGATGCCGTGGTATGCCAGAAATACGGCGTGTTGCATGATAGAATCATCGACGGTGTAAGCCGTAAAAGCACGCTGCGCTCCACCTTCATCATTGATAAGCATGGTGTAGTGCGCCATGCGCTTTACGACGTTGCAAGCAAGGGGCACGCACAACAAGTGCTTGCATTGGTCAAGCAGCTTTAA
- a CDS encoding cupin domain-containing protein, which translates to MDKHLLGGLSATRFLREYWQKKPLLIRNAVPAFAGLINPDALIELSCADDVQARLVRQKKHGWQLHHGPFTRSGFKRIGKLPWTLLVQELNHHLDAAETLLARFNFIPHARLDDLMVSYAVDGGGVGPHFDSYDVFLLQGMGQRLWQVSAQDNLDLVAGVPLKILRHFEVEQEWLLNPGDMLYLPPRYAHNGVAVGECITYSIGFRAPGVQEIATQFLVYLQDRIELTGIYQDPDLRLQKHPAQISDAMLERVETMLARIHWGRTEIADFLGCYLTEPKPHVFFDPPATPLSKAGFNRRARQSGVRLAARSHMLFRGGSFFLNGERISSGASRTDLQALADRRRLAPAEVNADLLPLLYGFYLDGFLRLGAGHG; encoded by the coding sequence ATGGACAAACACTTGCTTGGCGGGCTCAGCGCTACCCGGTTTTTGCGTGAATACTGGCAAAAAAAGCCCCTCCTGATACGCAATGCGGTGCCCGCATTTGCCGGGCTGATTAACCCCGATGCCCTCATCGAACTATCCTGCGCAGATGATGTTCAAGCCCGGCTGGTACGCCAAAAAAAACACGGCTGGCAGCTGCACCACGGGCCCTTTACCAGGAGCGGTTTCAAACGCATCGGCAAACTGCCGTGGACGCTGCTGGTACAGGAACTCAATCACCATCTGGATGCTGCCGAAACATTGCTGGCACGTTTCAATTTCATCCCGCACGCGCGTCTGGATGACTTGATGGTGAGCTATGCAGTGGACGGGGGCGGCGTGGGGCCCCATTTTGATTCCTATGACGTGTTTTTGTTGCAGGGCATGGGGCAGCGTCTTTGGCAAGTCAGTGCGCAAGACAATCTTGATCTGGTGGCGGGCGTGCCGCTGAAAATCCTGCGTCATTTCGAGGTGGAGCAGGAGTGGCTGCTCAACCCCGGCGATATGCTCTATCTGCCACCGCGCTATGCACACAATGGTGTGGCAGTAGGCGAATGCATCACCTATTCGATCGGGTTTCGTGCCCCCGGTGTGCAGGAGATTGCCACCCAGTTTCTGGTGTACCTGCAGGATAGGATCGAATTGACCGGTATCTACCAGGACCCTGACCTGCGTTTGCAAAAGCACCCCGCACAAATCAGTGATGCCATGCTGGAGCGGGTCGAGACGATGCTGGCGCGCATTCACTGGGGGCGGACGGAGATTGCGGATTTTCTTGGATGTTATCTCACCGAGCCCAAGCCGCATGTGTTTTTTGATCCGCCTGCCACACCATTGAGTAAAGCGGGTTTTAACCGGCGGGCACGGCAGTCCGGCGTGCGCCTGGCAGCTCGGTCACACATGCTGTTTCGGGGCGGCAGCTTTTTCCTGAACGGTGAGCGTATAAGTAGCGGAGCCAGCCGCACTGACTTGCAGGCGCTAGCCGACAGGCGTCGGCTAGCGCCTGCCGAAGTGAATGCGGATTTGTTGCCATTGCTGTATGGGTTTTATCTCGATGGTTTTCTGAGGCTGGGTGCTGGACACGGTTAG
- a CDS encoding pyridoxal phosphate-dependent aminotransferase, translated as MSTPHPRIAARMAGIAPFHVMDILARARQLEAQGHAIIHLEIGEPDFPTPRPIIEAGMAALNQGDLHYTPALGLPQLRSAIADFYAQHYGVQLSAQRVIVTPGASGALLLALGVLANPGDTVLLADPGYPCNRHFARFIEARTLAVPVGADTGYQLTPELVERYWAPGIKVVLLASPSNPTGTVVPDADVRAIAGICAARGATLIVDEIYHGLIYEGSYHTALAHSNQVFVVNSFSKYFQMTGWRLGWLAAPEWAIEALDRLVQNLYLAASTPAQYAALAAFMPATLAILETRKAELKVRRDYLASALRELGFDLPVLPQGAFYLYAGCGRFSQDSFAFAAQILEQTGVAITPGVDFGTHQAQRFVRFAYTTSLPDLQEAVRRLREYLQP; from the coding sequence ATGAGCACGCCGCACCCGCGCATTGCCGCACGCATGGCAGGCATCGCGCCGTTTCACGTAATGGACATCCTGGCGCGCGCGCGCCAGCTGGAAGCGCAAGGCCACGCTATCATCCATCTGGAAATCGGCGAGCCGGACTTTCCCACCCCGCGCCCGATTATCGAGGCGGGCATGGCTGCGCTGAACCAGGGCGACCTGCATTACACGCCGGCACTCGGGCTGCCGCAGTTGCGCAGCGCCATTGCCGATTTTTACGCGCAACACTATGGCGTGCAGCTAAGCGCACAGCGCGTAATCGTCACCCCCGGCGCATCCGGTGCGCTGCTGCTCGCACTGGGCGTGCTGGCCAATCCTGGCGATACGGTTCTGCTGGCCGATCCGGGTTACCCGTGCAATCGGCATTTTGCGCGCTTCATCGAAGCGCGCACGCTGGCCGTACCGGTAGGTGCCGATACCGGCTACCAGCTCACGCCCGAACTGGTTGAGCGTTACTGGGCACCCGGGATCAAGGTCGTGCTGCTGGCTTCGCCGTCCAACCCCACCGGCACCGTAGTGCCGGATGCTGACGTGCGTGCCATTGCCGGTATCTGCGCCGCGCGCGGCGCCACGCTGATTGTGGATGAGATTTACCACGGGCTGATTTACGAAGGCAGCTATCACACTGCCCTGGCGCACTCGAACCAGGTGTTCGTGGTGAACAGTTTTTCCAAGTATTTTCAGATGACAGGCTGGCGGCTGGGCTGGCTGGCAGCGCCGGAGTGGGCAATAGAAGCACTGGATCGGCTGGTGCAAAACCTGTACCTCGCCGCCTCTACGCCTGCCCAATACGCCGCGCTTGCGGCTTTTATGCCCGCCACGCTTGCCATTCTGGAAACGCGCAAGGCCGAACTGAAAGTGCGCCGCGATTATCTCGCCAGCGCGCTGCGCGAACTGGGGTTTGACCTGCCCGTGCTGCCACAGGGTGCGTTTTATCTCTATGCCGGCTGCGGGCGATTTAGCCAGGACAGCTTCGCCTTTGCGGCGCAGATTCTGGAACAAACTGGTGTGGCCATCACCCCGGGCGTGGATTTTGGCACGCACCAGGCGCAGCGCTTCGTGCGTTTTGCCTACACGACTTCGCTGCCTGACTTGCAGGAAGCGGTGCGACGGCTGCGGGAATATCTCCAGCCCTGA
- a CDS encoding DNA recombination protein RmuC, with the protein MLEIVIALAALIIVAVLLWLGFKINLLAQAQAGLPGTLHDGLEVRHRAMLTDLHNGLANQSDRTQGALTEVSERLRHTVTGELAATREAVLALQHAQTRELADSRSAQNAQLADFSAKIQAAQADTLAQTLQTLARQGREEQTLIQITMQNATTQLSAAVETLARSVDARLAEISGKVSERLDEGFRKTNETFASVMARLATIDEAQKKIDGLSSNVLTLQELLGDKRSRGAFGEVQLEGLVRNIMPPDAYSFQTTLSSGNRVDCLLVLPEPTGRVAVDSKFPLENYNRMFARDAADTDRTLATRAFKADVKKHVDDIAGKYIIAGETSDGAVMFVPAEAVFAEIHAYHSDLVEYAMSRRVWIVSPTTLMAVLNTARAVIKDVETRRQVHIIKDELSKLGKDFSRFDVRMKKLADHIRLANEDATEVHISSQKISKRFSQIESVDLEHLQPAAPLLPDAEA; encoded by the coding sequence ATGCTGGAAATCGTTATTGCCCTGGCGGCGCTCATTATCGTTGCCGTGCTGCTCTGGCTCGGGTTCAAGATCAATTTGCTGGCGCAGGCGCAGGCTGGCCTGCCGGGCACGCTTCATGACGGCCTGGAAGTGCGCCACCGCGCCATGCTCACCGATTTACACAATGGTTTGGCGAATCAGTCCGATCGCACCCAGGGGGCATTGACCGAGGTGTCCGAGCGCCTGCGCCACACCGTGACGGGTGAGCTGGCTGCCACGCGCGAAGCGGTACTGGCGCTGCAGCACGCGCAAACCCGCGAGCTCGCGGACAGCCGCAGCGCGCAAAATGCGCAGCTGGCGGATTTTTCCGCCAAAATCCAGGCCGCGCAAGCCGATACCCTCGCCCAGACCCTGCAAACCCTGGCCAGGCAGGGCCGCGAAGAACAAACGCTGATCCAGATCACCATGCAAAACGCCACCACCCAGCTGTCGGCCGCGGTGGAAACGCTGGCCAGGAGCGTGGATGCGCGCCTGGCGGAAATTTCCGGCAAGGTCAGCGAACGCCTCGATGAAGGCTTCAGGAAAACCAACGAGACCTTTGCCAGTGTGATGGCGCGGCTTGCCACCATCGACGAGGCGCAGAAGAAAATCGACGGCCTGTCCAGCAACGTGCTCACCCTGCAGGAACTGCTCGGCGACAAGCGCTCGCGCGGGGCGTTTGGCGAGGTGCAGCTGGAGGGGCTGGTACGCAATATCATGCCGCCGGATGCGTACAGCTTTCAGACCACATTATCCAGCGGCAACCGGGTGGACTGCCTGCTGGTGCTGCCGGAACCGACCGGGCGTGTGGCAGTGGACTCGAAATTCCCGCTGGAAAACTATAACCGCATGTTTGCCCGCGACGCCGCCGATACCGATCGCACCCTGGCCACGCGTGCTTTCAAGGCCGACGTGAAAAAGCACGTGGACGATATTGCCGGCAAATACATTATCGCGGGAGAAACCTCGGACGGCGCGGTGATGTTCGTGCCCGCCGAGGCGGTGTTCGCCGAAATCCACGCCTACCATTCGGATCTGGTCGAATACGCCATGAGCCGGCGTGTGTGGATCGTCTCGCCGACCACGCTGATGGCGGTGCTCAATACCGCGCGCGCCGTGATCAAGGACGTGGAAACGCGCCGCCAGGTGCACATCATCAAGGACGAGCTGTCCAAGCTGGGCAAGGATTTCTCCCGTTTCGACGTGCGCATGAAAAAACTCGCCGACCATATCCGCCTGGCCAATGAAGACGCCACGGAAGTCCACATCAGCAGCCAGAAAATCAGCAAGCGCTTCAGCCAGATTGAATCGGTGGACCTGGAGCATTTGCAGCCCGCAGCGCCCCTGCTGCCCGACGCCGAAGCATGA